A portion of the Microbacterium hominis genome contains these proteins:
- the truA gene encoding tRNA pseudouridine(38-40) synthase TruA — protein sequence MRIRLDIAYDGTHFRGWARQPGLRTVQGVLEESLARVLGGDPRLVVAGRTDAGVHAADQVAHLDLDDAQTARLLVVRGRPGEASTGPEVVEAAVARLARRVTGVLGAYADVAVSRTSAAPAGFDARFSAVWRRYAYRIADGTSGYDPLERLRTTTVRADLDARAMDAAARSLIGLHDFAAYCKPREEATTIRTLLEFDWRRDAEGVLVANVKADAFCHSMVRALVGACVAVGEGRLGVDDVAVIRDGRTRVPEVKVLAARGLTLTEVGYPADDLLAARADQTRARRDLE from the coding sequence GTGCGGATCCGGCTCGACATCGCCTACGACGGCACGCACTTCCGCGGGTGGGCGCGCCAGCCCGGGCTGCGCACTGTGCAGGGCGTTCTCGAGGAGTCGCTCGCGCGGGTGCTCGGGGGCGATCCGCGCCTGGTCGTGGCCGGCCGCACCGATGCCGGCGTCCACGCGGCCGATCAGGTCGCCCACCTCGACCTCGATGACGCCCAGACCGCGCGGCTGCTCGTCGTGCGCGGGCGGCCGGGGGAGGCATCCACCGGTCCTGAGGTCGTCGAGGCGGCGGTGGCCCGTCTCGCACGACGCGTGACCGGCGTGCTGGGTGCGTACGCCGACGTCGCCGTCTCGCGCACGAGCGCGGCGCCTGCGGGCTTCGACGCCCGCTTCTCCGCGGTGTGGCGGCGCTACGCGTACCGCATCGCCGACGGCACCAGCGGCTACGACCCGCTCGAGCGGCTGAGGACGACGACAGTGCGCGCCGATCTCGATGCGCGGGCGATGGATGCCGCGGCCCGCAGCCTCATCGGACTGCACGACTTCGCCGCGTACTGCAAGCCGCGCGAGGAGGCCACGACGATCCGTACGCTCCTCGAGTTCGACTGGCGCAGGGACGCCGAGGGCGTGCTCGTGGCGAACGTGAAGGCCGACGCCTTCTGCCACAGCATGGTGCGCGCCCTGGTCGGCGCGTGCGTCGCCGTGGGGGAGGGGCGGCTCGGCGTGGACGACGTGGCCGTCATCCGCGACGGGCGGACGCGCGTGCCCGAGGTGAAGGTGCTGGCCGCCCGCGGATTGACCCTCACCGAGGTGGGGTACCCGGCCGACGACCTGCTGGCCGCGCGCGCCGATCAGACCCGCGCGCGTCGCGACCTCGAGTAG
- a CDS encoding GNAT family N-acetyltransferase — MSSETTTIESGAATLGERLTAAGLEISGPRVPRHPDIARWRAGTRDDIDALHALFAAADRVDHPTWTTPREEVEEHFDLPELDPDRDLIVAIAENGTMVAAGLVLRHPDMSARVKVYLQGAVHPQWRRRGIGAALARWQFGRGLQRLAESESALPGEIVVYADEGNDGAVAIAEALGLRTVRWFASMVRDNAIPVPDLAPVDGIAFVSYTSDRAEDARQARNDAFRDHWGSLQTTPERWGQFVGGTFFRSDLSTLALDPEGRIVAFCLASVNEDDWETLGASNSYIDLIGVVRDQRGRGLAPRVVARTLQAMTDAGLEKAVLDVDTESPTGANTLYERLGFVATERSRALTREF, encoded by the coding sequence GTGAGTAGTGAAACCACGACCATCGAGTCCGGGGCCGCGACGCTGGGGGAGCGCCTGACCGCCGCGGGGCTGGAGATCTCCGGACCCCGCGTGCCGCGGCATCCCGATATCGCGCGGTGGCGGGCAGGCACCCGCGACGACATCGATGCGCTGCACGCCCTGTTCGCCGCGGCCGACCGCGTCGATCATCCGACCTGGACCACACCCCGTGAGGAGGTCGAGGAGCACTTCGACCTGCCCGAGCTCGATCCCGACCGCGACCTCATCGTCGCGATCGCCGAGAACGGCACGATGGTCGCGGCGGGGCTCGTGCTGCGGCATCCCGACATGTCGGCCCGGGTGAAGGTGTACCTGCAGGGTGCGGTGCACCCGCAATGGCGACGGCGCGGCATCGGCGCGGCTCTCGCGCGCTGGCAGTTCGGGCGAGGGCTGCAACGGCTCGCCGAGTCGGAGTCCGCACTGCCCGGCGAGATCGTCGTCTACGCCGACGAGGGCAACGACGGCGCCGTCGCGATCGCCGAGGCGCTCGGGCTGCGCACGGTGCGCTGGTTCGCGTCGATGGTGCGCGACAACGCCATTCCCGTCCCCGACCTCGCCCCCGTCGACGGCATCGCCTTCGTCTCCTACACCTCCGACCGGGCGGAGGATGCCCGGCAGGCGCGCAACGACGCCTTCCGTGATCACTGGGGGAGCCTGCAGACGACCCCGGAGCGCTGGGGGCAGTTTGTCGGCGGCACCTTCTTCCGGAGCGATCTGTCCACGCTCGCGCTCGATCCCGAGGGCCGCATCGTCGCCTTCTGCCTCGCATCGGTCAACGAAGACGACTGGGAGACGCTCGGCGCCTCGAACTCGTACATCGATCTCATCGGCGTCGTGCGCGATCAGCGGGGGCGCGGGCTGGCTCCGCGGGTCGTCGCGCGCACGCTGCAGGCGATGACCGACGCCGGCCTGGAGAAGGCCGTGCTCGATGTCGACACCGAGAGCCCGACGGGCGCGAACACGCTCTACGAGCGGCTCGGCTTCGTCGCCACGGAACGCTCGCGCGCCCTCACCCGCGAGTTCTGA
- the rplQ gene encoding 50S ribosomal protein L17, with amino-acid sequence MPKPTKGPRLGGGPAHERLLLANLAAALFTHKSIKTTETKAKRLRPLAERLITFAKRGDLHARRRVLSVIGDKEVVHVLFTEIAPLVADREGGYTRITKVGNRKGDNAPMAVIELVLEPVTKKPSAKKSAAAAAPVEEAPVEEAPAEVEETEAAEAGAESPEEGAAAEAAAEEAVEEKSE; translated from the coding sequence ATGCCGAAGCCCACGAAGGGTCCCCGCCTCGGAGGCGGCCCCGCACACGAGCGCCTGCTGCTTGCGAACCTCGCCGCTGCGCTGTTCACCCACAAGTCGATCAAGACGACCGAGACCAAGGCCAAGCGCCTCCGTCCGCTCGCCGAGCGCCTGATCACCTTCGCCAAGCGCGGTGACCTGCACGCTCGTCGTCGCGTGCTGTCGGTCATCGGTGACAAGGAAGTCGTGCACGTCCTGTTCACCGAGATCGCGCCGCTGGTCGCGGACCGTGAGGGCGGCTACACCCGCATCACCAAGGTCGGCAACCGCAAGGGCGACAACGCTCCGATGGCCGTGATCGAGCTCGTCCTCGAGCCCGTCACGAAGAAGCCGTCGGCGAAGAAGTCGGCCGCCGCCGCTGCTCCGGTCGAGGAGGCTCCGGTCGAGGAGGCTCCCGCCGAGGTCGAGGAGACCGAGGCCGCCGAGGCCGGCGCCGAGTCGCCCGAGGAGGGCGCCGCCGCCGAGGCTGCTGCCGAAGAGGCCGTCGAGGAGAAGTCCGAGTGA
- a CDS encoding DNA-directed RNA polymerase subunit alpha: MLIAQRPTLTEEKIGEFRSRFVIEPLEPGFGYTIGNALRRSLLSSIPGAAVTSIRIDGVLHEFSTIPGVKEDVTEIILNIKQLVVSSERDEPITAYLRKTGAGEVTAADISAPAGVEVHNPELVIATLNDTAKFELELTIERGRGYVSANQNRNEYAEAGQIPIDSIYSPVFKVSYRVDATRAGERTDFDKLVLDVESKPSIAPRDAVASAGRTLTELFGLARELNVEAEGIEIGPAPVEQVLSNELSMPIEDLDLSVRSYNCLKREGINTVSELVALSETQLMNIRNFGQKSVDEVRDKLVSLGLSLKDSVPGFDGAHFYAGYDDETV; this comes from the coding sequence GTGCTCATTGCACAGCGTCCCACTCTGACCGAGGAGAAGATCGGGGAGTTCCGCAGCCGCTTCGTCATCGAGCCGCTGGAGCCCGGCTTCGGCTACACGATCGGCAACGCGCTGCGTCGCAGCCTCCTTTCTTCGATCCCCGGCGCTGCTGTCACCAGCATCCGCATCGACGGCGTCCTCCACGAGTTCAGCACCATCCCGGGTGTGAAGGAGGATGTCACCGAGATCATCCTCAACATCAAGCAGCTGGTCGTCTCGAGCGAGCGTGACGAGCCCATCACCGCGTACCTGCGCAAGACGGGTGCCGGCGAGGTCACGGCCGCCGACATCTCCGCCCCCGCCGGCGTCGAGGTGCACAACCCCGAGCTGGTCATCGCGACCCTCAACGACACCGCCAAGTTCGAGCTCGAGCTCACCATCGAGCGCGGTCGCGGCTACGTGTCGGCGAACCAGAACCGCAACGAGTACGCCGAGGCCGGTCAGATTCCGATCGACTCGATCTACTCGCCGGTGTTCAAGGTCAGCTACCGCGTCGACGCCACCCGTGCCGGGGAGCGCACCGACTTCGACAAGCTCGTGCTGGACGTCGAGAGCAAGCCCTCGATCGCCCCGCGCGACGCCGTCGCATCGGCCGGCCGCACCCTCACCGAGCTGTTCGGCCTCGCCCGCGAGCTGAACGTCGAGGCCGAGGGCATCGAGATCGGCCCCGCGCCGGTCGAGCAGGTCCTCTCGAACGAGCTCTCCATGCCGATCGAGGATCTCGATCTGTCGGTGCGCTCGTACAACTGCCTCAAGCGTGAGGGCATCAACACCGTGTCGGAGCTCGTCGCCCTGTCGGAGACGCAGCTCATGAACATCCGCAACTTCGGTCAGAAGTCGGTCGACGAGGTGCGCGACAAGCTCGTCTCGCTCGGACTGTCGCTGAAGGACTCGGTTCCCGGGTTCGACGGTGCCCACTTCTACGCCGGCTACGACGACGAGACCGTCTGA
- the rpsK gene encoding 30S ribosomal protein S11, translating to MAQAKSAARKPRRKEKKNIALGQAHIKSTFNNTIVSITDPSGAVISWASSGGVGFKGSRKSTPYAAGMAAESAARQAQEHGVKKVDVFVKGPGSGRETAIRSLQAAGLEVGSIQDVTPQAHNGCRPPKRRRV from the coding sequence ATGGCACAGGCCAAGTCCGCTGCGCGCAAGCCGCGCCGCAAGGAGAAGAAGAACATCGCGCTGGGCCAGGCCCACATCAAGTCGACGTTCAACAACACGATCGTCTCGATCACCGACCCCTCGGGCGCCGTCATCAGCTGGGCCTCGTCCGGTGGCGTGGGCTTCAAGGGCTCGCGCAAGTCGACCCCCTACGCCGCTGGTATGGCCGCCGAGTCGGCTGCCCGCCAGGCGCAGGAGCACGGCGTCAAGAAGGTGGACGTCTTCGTGAAGGGTCCGGGTTCGGGCCGCGAGACCGCGATCCGCTCGCTGCAGGCCGCCGGCCTCGAGGTGGGTTCGATTCAGGACGTCACGCCGCAGGCACACAACGGCTGCCGTCCCCCGAAGCGCCGCCGCGTCTGA
- the rpsM gene encoding 30S ribosomal protein S13: MARLAGVDIPRDKRVVIALTYIYGIGRTRSIEILASTEIDENIRVKDLTDDQLVALRDTIEANYKVEGDLRREVAADIRRKVEVGSYEGLRHRRGLPVRGQRTKTNARTRKGPKRTVAGKKKAR; encoded by the coding sequence ATGGCACGTCTCGCCGGCGTCGACATCCCGCGCGATAAGCGCGTGGTGATCGCCCTTACCTACATCTACGGCATCGGCCGTACCCGTTCGATCGAGATCCTCGCCTCGACCGAGATCGATGAGAACATCCGCGTCAAGGACCTCACCGACGACCAGCTCGTCGCACTCCGCGACACCATCGAGGCCAACTACAAGGTCGAGGGTGACCTCCGCCGTGAGGTGGCCGCCGACATCCGCCGCAAGGTCGAGGTCGGTTCGTACGAGGGCCTGCGCCACCGCCGCGGCCTCCCCGTGCGCGGTCAGCGCACCAAGACCAACGCTCGTACCCGCAAGGGACCGAAGCGCACCGTCGCCGGCAAGAAGAAGGCGCGCTAA
- the rpmJ gene encoding 50S ribosomal protein L36, translating into MKVNPSVKPICDHCKVIRRHGRVMVICKSNPRHKQRQG; encoded by the coding sequence ATGAAGGTCAACCCCTCCGTCAAGCCCATCTGCGACCACTGCAAGGTCATCCGCCGCCACGGCCGCGTCATGGTGATCTGCAAGTCGAACCCGCGTCACAAGCAGCGCCAGGGCTGA
- the infA gene encoding translation initiation factor IF-1: MAKKDGVIEIEGTVSEALPNAMFRVELTNGHKVLATISGKMRQNYIRIIPEDRVVVELSPYDLTRGRIVYRYR; encoded by the coding sequence ATGGCGAAGAAAGACGGTGTCATCGAGATCGAAGGCACAGTGTCGGAGGCGCTGCCCAACGCGATGTTCCGCGTTGAGCTCACCAACGGACACAAGGTGCTCGCAACGATCTCGGGCAAGATGCGACAGAACTACATCCGCATCATCCCCGAGGACCGTGTCGTCGTGGAGCTCTCGCCCTACGACCTCACCCGCGGGCGCATCGTCTACCGCTACCGCTAG
- a CDS encoding DsbA family protein yields the protein MAAQGRKTNWFAIWVSVAVVVALVLVAVLVVSLNNSSDAPGEPPQASNIDATTGAILVGDGDQTMDTYIDFMCPICNQFEQVYGEPIQALVDDGTITLGIHPIAILDHLSQGTEYSTRSANAMYCVAVADADASVPFMQAMFANQPAESSTGLTDAQILEIAGSVGVSGIDACVNDGTYSKFVADMTEQTPIQPSQAGIATPTIAINGEAIDNTDLPASDQLATLFQ from the coding sequence ATGGCAGCACAGGGACGCAAGACGAACTGGTTCGCGATCTGGGTGAGCGTGGCCGTCGTGGTCGCCCTGGTGCTCGTCGCCGTGCTGGTCGTGTCGCTGAACAACTCCTCGGATGCTCCGGGCGAGCCGCCGCAGGCGTCGAACATCGACGCCACGACCGGTGCCATCCTCGTCGGCGACGGCGACCAGACGATGGACACCTACATCGACTTCATGTGCCCGATCTGCAACCAGTTCGAGCAGGTGTACGGAGAGCCGATCCAGGCGCTCGTCGATGACGGCACCATCACCCTCGGCATCCACCCGATCGCGATCCTCGACCACCTCTCCCAGGGCACCGAGTACTCCACGCGCTCGGCCAACGCGATGTACTGCGTCGCGGTCGCCGATGCCGACGCATCGGTGCCGTTCATGCAGGCGATGTTCGCGAACCAGCCGGCGGAGAGCTCGACCGGTCTCACCGACGCGCAGATCCTCGAGATCGCCGGAAGCGTGGGCGTGTCGGGCATCGACGCCTGCGTCAACGACGGCACCTACAGCAAGTTCGTGGCCGACATGACCGAGCAGACGCCGATCCAGCCGAGCCAGGCGGGCATCGCGACCCCCACGATCGCGATCAACGGCGAAGCCATCGACAACACCGACCTGCCGGCATCCGACCAGCTCGCGACGCTCTTCCAGTAG
- the map gene encoding type I methionyl aminopeptidase yields MVGLRRSIYKSPAQLRAMVEPGLITAAALEAVRALIAPGVTTAELDAAASAVITSRGAKSNFQMVRGYRHTICASVNEQVVHGIPGDRVLEPGDIVSIDAGAEFKGWNGDSAFTVVIPDASRPEVIAERERLSEVTRGSLWAGIAALSTASHLGEVGAAIEDYIEENAPAGGYGILRDYVGHGIGRRMHESPSIFNYRTPERGADIRPGLAVAIEPMVVIGDQATFVEDDDWTVSTRDGSMGSHWEHSVAVHEGGIWVLTAPDGGAAELARFGVTPQPIA; encoded by the coding sequence GTGGTCGGTCTTCGCCGTTCGATCTACAAGTCGCCCGCGCAGCTGCGGGCGATGGTGGAGCCGGGCCTCATCACCGCGGCGGCCCTCGAGGCCGTGCGCGCGCTGATCGCCCCCGGGGTCACGACGGCGGAGCTGGATGCCGCAGCGTCGGCGGTCATCACCTCGCGCGGCGCGAAGTCGAACTTCCAGATGGTGCGCGGCTACCGCCACACGATCTGCGCGTCGGTGAACGAGCAGGTCGTGCACGGCATCCCGGGTGACCGGGTGCTCGAGCCCGGCGACATCGTCTCGATCGACGCCGGCGCCGAGTTCAAGGGCTGGAACGGCGACTCCGCGTTCACCGTGGTCATCCCCGACGCGTCGCGGCCCGAGGTGATCGCCGAGCGCGAGCGACTGTCGGAGGTCACCCGCGGCTCGCTGTGGGCGGGCATCGCTGCGCTGTCGACGGCATCCCATCTCGGTGAGGTCGGCGCGGCGATCGAGGACTACATCGAGGAGAACGCCCCCGCGGGCGGCTACGGGATCCTGCGTGACTATGTGGGACACGGCATCGGCCGCCGCATGCACGAGTCTCCCTCGATCTTCAACTACCGCACCCCCGAGAGGGGAGCGGACATCCGGCCGGGTCTCGCGGTCGCGATCGAGCCGATGGTCGTCATCGGCGATCAGGCGACGTTCGTGGAGGACGACGACTGGACCGTCTCGACCCGTGACGGCTCGATGGGCTCCCACTGGGAGCACAGCGTGGCCGTGCACGAAGGCGGGATCTGGGTGCTCACCGCGCCCGACGGCGGCGCGGCCGAGCTGGCACGGTTCGGCGTGACGCCGCAGCCGATCGCCTGA
- a CDS encoding adenylate kinase encodes MTAEQHGVRLLIVGPQGSGKGTQGVRIAEAYGIPAISTGDVFRAAVAAGSDLGNQVKAIIEAGDLVSDELTSAVVRDRLAQDDAAGGFLLDGYPRNIAQVAHLDEYLEGREESLDAVIELSVPRDESISRIALRAKEQGRTDDTEEVIANRLAIYERETAPILDVYRARGIVAEVDGVGSLDEIEARILTALNARGLVRAAAV; translated from the coding sequence ATGACGGCAGAACAGCACGGCGTTCGACTTCTGATCGTGGGACCGCAGGGCTCCGGCAAGGGCACGCAGGGCGTGCGCATCGCTGAGGCCTACGGCATCCCGGCGATCTCCACCGGCGACGTGTTCCGCGCCGCGGTGGCCGCCGGCAGCGACCTGGGCAACCAGGTCAAGGCGATCATCGAGGCCGGAGACCTGGTGTCGGACGAGCTGACGAGCGCGGTCGTGCGCGATCGCCTCGCGCAGGATGACGCGGCCGGGGGCTTCCTCCTCGACGGGTACCCGCGCAACATCGCGCAGGTCGCCCACCTCGACGAGTACCTCGAGGGCCGCGAGGAGTCGCTCGACGCCGTCATCGAACTGAGCGTCCCTCGCGACGAGAGCATCTCGCGCATCGCGCTGCGCGCGAAGGAGCAGGGGCGCACCGATGACACCGAAGAGGTCATCGCGAACCGTCTCGCCATCTACGAGCGTGAGACGGCGCCGATCCTCGACGTCTACCGTGCCCGCGGGATCGTCGCGGAGGTCGACGGTGTCGGTTCGCTCGACGAGATCGAAGCACGCATCCTGACCGCGCTCAATGCGCGCGGTCTCGTGCGCGCTGCGGCGGTCTGA